One part of the Spirochaetota bacterium genome encodes these proteins:
- a CDS encoding RidA family protein has product MKKQISTTKAPQAIGPYSQAIVANGMLYVSGQIPVNPATGQVSSDISEQTKQSMENIKAILEEAGTNFSKVVRCGIFIKNMDDFVKINEVYGSYFTEPYPARATVEVSRLPKDVLVEIDAIVLL; this is encoded by the coding sequence ATGAAAAAACAAATTTCTACTACCAAAGCACCTCAAGCTATAGGGCCTTATTCTCAAGCTATCGTAGCAAATGGAATGCTATATGTTTCAGGTCAAATTCCAGTAAATCCAGCTACAGGGCAAGTAAGTTCTGATATTTCAGAACAAACAAAACAAAGTATGGAAAATATTAAAGCTATCTTAGAGGAAGCTGGAACAAATTTTTCCAAAGTTGTTCGTTGTGGAATTTTTATTAAAAATATGGATGATTTTGTAAAAATTAACGAAGTTTATGGATCATATTTTACAGAGCCATATCCAGCTAGAGCTACGGTTGAAGTATCTCGTTTGCCAAAAGATGTTTTGGTAGAAATAGATGCTATCGTATTATTATAA
- a CDS encoding TonB-dependent receptor, translating to MQEHNIYLFIFYFLFFPTFIIAQERNNSNIIPVESTVFQNTVAKYYKPGLNFQSSSVNNNNSLANLINSSSVSIESSAVGRIGAIRINGATTPPILGIDGFMIKDPSINQGQFILDLLPYDFAQRVDIYKQNLVPLGINAGSFIDFRIPITFENYATIFVKASTTANLYTKIQGERIFKEGSTFFGFVSDLGLKDYYFATDKGANFETYPYSIYKRFSFISKTVWKNLEFLLANTYTDSFGETADPTFKTCQIKRNNLITGIRYQKDIFLIIANYTFYNQFITTDVFTNDYLNHQLNVQTGISDQIDKYNYQILLAYEFNQLNDGKRASAENYKGIPKYGNHFLHIITEFGASIFKENTNPTINMDFNLSLNQIVSQNSYTPVPLLTIGLRHRNGVYASTHISRVYVLPDFSTAYGFGTPNPLPNPLVKPKDGVRTGIEIGINKTNWRVFANVSYSWLDRGFRLTEKNTVVNSDNVTAISTEISSEYKIFINTNVIEIHTGLAWTEEKDIRGFAPTPTPTWQWMSKIIGRNMDNTWHTTLTYKLVSNVPNGSGFVDKVPRHYLDLNIKYKILIFNLLNLANQSYRSIPNNIYSPFNPGIRAEFGIEYTF from the coding sequence TTGCAGGAGCACAATATATATTTATTTATTTTTTATTTCTTATTTTTTCCTACTTTTATCATTGCACAAGAAAGGAACAACTCTAATATTATTCCTGTTGAATCGACTGTTTTTCAAAATACTGTTGCAAAATATTATAAACCAGGATTGAATTTTCAAAGTTCTTCTGTCAACAATAATAATTCTCTAGCCAATCTCATAAATTCTTCCTCTGTTAGTATTGAATCTTCTGCCGTAGGAAGAATAGGCGCTATTAGAATTAATGGAGCAACAACTCCTCCTATTTTAGGAATTGATGGATTTATGATTAAGGATCCTAGTATTAATCAAGGACAATTCATCTTAGATTTACTTCCTTACGATTTTGCCCAAAGAGTTGATATTTACAAACAAAATCTAGTACCCTTAGGTATTAATGCAGGAAGTTTTATCGATTTCCGTATCCCTATTACTTTTGAAAATTATGCAACTATATTTGTCAAAGCTAGTACTACAGCTAATCTTTATACCAAAATTCAAGGGGAAAGAATATTCAAAGAGGGATCAACATTTTTTGGTTTTGTTAGTGATTTAGGATTGAAAGATTATTATTTTGCTACCGATAAAGGGGCTAATTTTGAGACTTATCCCTACTCTATTTACAAAAGATTTTCTTTTATTTCTAAAACAGTATGGAAAAATTTGGAGTTTTTACTTGCAAATACCTATACTGATAGTTTTGGAGAAACAGCAGATCCTACTTTCAAAACTTGTCAAATAAAAAGAAATAATCTCATTACAGGAATTCGTTACCAAAAAGATATTTTTTTAATAATAGCTAATTATACCTTCTATAATCAATTTATCACTACTGATGTTTTTACTAATGACTATCTTAATCATCAACTCAATGTACAAACTGGTATTTCGGATCAGATTGATAAATATAATTATCAAATTCTCTTAGCTTATGAATTTAATCAACTCAATGATGGTAAGAGAGCCTCTGCTGAAAATTATAAAGGTATCCCAAAATATGGAAATCATTTTCTTCATATTATTACAGAATTTGGTGCATCTATATTCAAAGAAAATACTAATCCTACTATTAATATGGATTTCAATCTTTCTTTAAATCAAATTGTATCTCAAAATTCTTATACTCCCGTTCCTCTACTAACAATAGGATTAAGACATAGAAACGGTGTTTATGCTTCTACACATATTAGTCGTGTTTATGTGCTTCCTGATTTTTCTACAGCTTATGGATTTGGAACTCCAAATCCTTTACCAAACCCCTTGGTAAAACCTAAAGATGGTGTGAGAACAGGTATTGAAATAGGAATTAATAAAACTAATTGGCGTGTATTCGCTAATGTTTCCTATTCTTGGCTTGATAGAGGTTTTCGTCTTACTGAAAAAAATACTGTTGTCAATTCTGACAATGTTACAGCAATTTCTACTGAAATTAGTAGTGAATACAAAATATTTATCAATACTAATGTTATAGAGATACACACAGGACTTGCTTGGACAGAAGAAAAAGATATAAGAGGATTTGCTCCAACTCCAACTCCAACATGGCAGTGGATGTCAAAAATAATAGGAAGAAATATGGATAATACTTGGCACACAACGCTTACTTACAAATTAGTAAGTAATGTTCCTAATGGTAGTGGTTTTGTAGATAAGGTACCAAGGCATTATTTGGATCTTAATATAAAATATAAAATACTTATTTTTAATCTTTTGAATTTAGCTAATCAATCTTATCGATCAATACCAAATAATATATATTCTCCTTTTAATCCAGGAATTAGAGCTGAATTTGGCATTGAGTACACTTTTTAA